The DNA segment AACTCGCCGCCAAGTGTCTCGGGGCAACGTTTTATCCACCGATTTGTGCGGACATGGAAGTTGCCTACACGACCGAGAATGTTCAGAGGGTTGCCGCGGTCGTGCGTCAGTCCAAGGCGTCGATCGTGTTGACACATTCGCCCATTGATTACATGGAAGATCACGAAAACGCCTGTCGGTTGGCGGTCAGTGCCGCGTTCGCCCACGGGATGCCGAACCTGGAAAGCATTCCGCCGACGCCGGTTTACATGGATCCTGTGACGGTCTATCACGCTCAGCCGGTCGGTTGTCGTCAACCAACCGGTGAGCTGGTGACGCCGCATTTTTATGTCGACAACGGATCCGTCGTGGAGCAGAAGGCCGATGCGTTGGCATGTCACGCCAGCCAAAAGCAATGGCTCGACGAGAGCCAAGGCATGGACAGCTACATCGAGTCGATGCGAGACCTGTCACGGATGGTCGGTAAGATGAGCGGGCAGTTTGAGCACGCCGAAGGCTGGCGTCGCCGCGAGCA comes from the Rhodopirellula islandica genome and includes:
- a CDS encoding PIG-L deacetylase family protein, with product MPSVLAVAAHPDDIEFLFAGTMLLLGQRGWDLHYMNVADGSRGSTTMGREECAATRLQEGKLAAKCLGATFYPPICADMEVAYTTENVQRVAAVVRQSKASIVLTHSPIDYMEDHENACRLAVSAAFAHGMPNLESIPPTPVYMDPVTVYHAQPVGCRQPTGELVTPHFYVDNGSVVEQKADALACHASQKQWLDESQGMDSYIESMRDLSRMVGKMSGQFEHAEGWRRREHWGFCGPNDDPLRAALADQIAEGTRNL